The following proteins are co-located in the Eleginops maclovinus isolate JMC-PN-2008 ecotype Puerto Natales chromosome 23, JC_Emac_rtc_rv5, whole genome shotgun sequence genome:
- the LOC134859568 gene encoding uncharacterized protein K02A2.6-like, with translation MVNCESEQINKPDNVNDVTTEDKWIAPLMINGTVVTMRLDTGAKANLISMCDVKAMKDKPQIKRKESGLKDYNGRPIKCLGTCRLSVTVKGKVHHLSFFVVNEGRESLLGDRACEELGLVKRVYRIIPTINPTNDSMDTIVQNFSEVFKGFGVLPFTYKIQLKEGAQPVVHAARRVPAPLKDCLKKELDRMIMLGVIEKVNEPTDWVNSLVITKKKNGELRICMDPKDLNESIKREHYQIPTREEIISEMSGANYFTKLDASQGFWQLKLDESSTKYCTFNTPFGRHCFLRLPFGIKSAPEIFHRAMEQIIEGLDGVRVYIDDIIVWGSTAQEHNERLNRVMERIQKYGLKLNKSKCEFGVQEILFLGDKLSARGVQPDKDKIHAIQNMPRPTDKTGVLRIMGMVNFIGKFIPNLTAKTSCIRELLHRDCEFKWTVKHEHEWQKLKDTLSTAPVLSFYDHTKRIKVSTDASKDGIGAVLLQAEGEHWKPVAYASRAMTKTECRYAQIEKECLGLAYGLERFHSYVYGLPSFTVETDHRPLVAIIKKNLNEMSPRIQRLMMKMQRYDFELIYTPGKHLVLADALSRATTGDSVSATDEDIQCHVNMVSATLPVSDTKSRQIAGATATDAELQHVMQNMDEGWPAGSCPQFYHVRGELSTVDGLLLKKGRIVIPQALRMDMLHRIHEGHLGIEKCKRRARDTVFWPGLNKDIETLISKCETCQKHRNKQSKEPMVLAEVPTAPWHKVGMDLFHLRGKDYLVIMDYYSNFPEMALLTSSTSTCVITHAKSIFARHGIPHTVVSDNGPCFSSKEW, from the coding sequence ATGGTGAATTGTGAaagtgaacaaataaataaaccagaCAATGTAAATGATGTCACTACAGAAGATAAGTGGATAGCTCCTCTAATGATAAATGGGACTGTAGTCACCATGAGATTGGACACTGGTGCAAAAGCAAATCTCATAAGCATGTGTGATGTGAAGGCAATGAAAGATAAgccacaaataaaaagaaaagaatctGGACTGAAAGACTACAATGGGCGGCCAATCAAATGTTTGGGCACATGCAGGTTGAGTGTCACAGTTAAAGGAAAAGTGCACCACCTATCCTTCTTTGTTGTGAATGAGGGACGTGAATCACTTCTGGGTGACAGAGCCTGTGAAGAACTGGGGCTTGTGAAAAGAGTGTATCGCATCATCCCAACCATAAACCCAACAAATGACTCTATGGACACAATTGTTCAGAACTTTTCAGAGGTTTTCAAGGGTTTTGGTGTTTTGCCCTTCACATATAAAATACAGTTGAAAGAAGGAGCCCAACCAGTTGTGCATGCAGCACGCAGAGTTCCGGCGCCACTGAAAGACTGCCTAAAGAAAGAACTCGATAGAATGATCATGCTAGGAGTGATCGAAAAGGTTAATGAGCCTACAGACTGGGTCAACTCACTGGtcatcacaaagaaaaagaatggTGAGTTGAGAATATGTATGGACCCTAAAGACTTAAATGAGAGCATAAAGCGTGAACATTATCAAATACCTACACGTGAAGAAATCATCAGTGAAATGTCAGGTGCCAACTACTTCACAAAGCTTGACGCCTCACAAGGCTTCTGGCAGCTGAAACTGGATGAAAGCAGCACCAAGTACTGTACCTTTAATACGCCCTTCGGCAGACACTGCTTTCTCAGGCTGCCTTTTGGAATCAAGTCAGCACCTGAAATATTTCACAGAGCGATGGAGCAGATCATCGAGGGCTTGGATGGAGTTCGAGTCTACATTGATGACATCATCGTATGGGGTTCCACAGCCCAAGAGCACAACGAGAGGCTGAACAGAGTTATGGAACGCATACAAAAGTATGGACTGAAACTCAACAAGAGTAAATGTGAGTTTGGCGTTCAAGAGATCCTCTTCCTGGGAGACAAGCTGTCTGCACGTGGTGTCCAACcagataaagacaaaatacatGCAATACAGAACATGCCAAGGCCCACAGACAAGACAGGGGTGCTACGCATCATGGGGATGGTGAATTTCATAGGTAAATTCATTCCCAATCTGACAGCAAAGACGTCATGCATACGAGAGCTTCTGCACAGGGACTGTGAGTTTAAATGGACAGTGAAACATGAGCATGAGTGGCAAAAACTCAAGGACACACTGAGCACAGCACCTGTGTTGTCATTTTATGACCACACGAAGAGGATAAAAGTGTCTACAGATGCTTCCAAAGATGGTATTGGTGCCGTTCTACTCCAGGCTGAGGGTGAGCACTGGAAACCGGTAGCCTATGCATCTCGGGCTATGACAAAAACTGAATGCCGATACGCTCAGATCGAAAAAGAATGTTTGGGACTGGCGTATGGTTTGGAGCGGTTTCATAGCTACGTGTACGGCCTGCCGTCTTTCACAGTCGAAACTGATCATCGACCGCTGGTCGCCATCATCAAAAAGAATCTGAATGAAATGTCTCCACGGATTCAGCGGTTAATGATGAAGATGCAAAGGTATGATTTTGAACTGATATATACTCCAGGTAAACACCTAGTCCTTGCTGATGCCCTATCCAGAGCAACTACAGGCGACAGTGTGAGTGCAACAGACGAGGACATACAGTGTCACGTGAACATGGTGTCGGCTACACTGCCTGTGTCTGACACAAAGTCAAGACAAATAGCGGGGGCTACAGCAACGGATGCTGAGCTACAGCATGTCATGCAGAACATGGATGAGGGATGGCCAGCTGGTTCATGTCCACAATTTTACCATGTTAGAGGTGAGCTTAGTACTGTGGATGGTCTGCTGTTGAAAAAGGGCAGGATTGTTATTCCACAGGCTTTGAGAATGGACATGTTGCACAGGATACATGAAGGCCATCTCGGCATCGAAAAGTGTAAAAGGAGGGCGAGAGACACGGTTTTCTGGCCCGGACTGAACAAAGACATTGAAACACTTATAAGTAAATGTGAAACATGCCAGAAACACAGGAACAAGCAGAGCAAAGAGCCTATGGTGTTAGCTGAGGTGCCAACAGCACCATGGCACAAAGTAGGAATGGACTTGTTTCATCTCAGAGGTAAAGACTATTTAGTGATAATGGATTACTACTCAAACTTCCCTGAGATGGCGCTACTAACAAGCTCAACATCAACTTGTGTCATAACACATGCTAAATCTATCTTCGCCAGGCATGGCATCCCACACACCGTGGTGAGCGACAATGGCCCCTGCTTCAGCAGCAAAGAATGGTAG
- the LOC134859748 gene encoding uncharacterized protein LOC134859748, with protein MAGMAGMALGDIERAVTAGVLAALNGVAPPVQTTTSTVSTPAVPSATRTSNFASTFSSRRSAPLPSFPRRNGAQSGYLRRRHVKTYTKDVVCLPFSPGLSVFVIPRGETRTRLATAGLVGKISFSTEWSEDQVRAEITAIFSGAFGLSEHQSLPFQFLSTIKGCKKLMKPKVTSNFPWGGKEVASVCSGTCLYIMPEMEVPAQSWCVAMDDDSDFEIPVVQRRVSQRDAPSRAQREHCERQERVEASAPSDDGMELQGQRGPNEAMNHFADFIPIDIEEDEAFEEAIRCSLLEESVQSLQDSRFAEILSKEEVIGIVKAHSERVVTEAYRPIYISRGNVWTTALRQFRRRKFTESTDLLYVTFASDEGTNEDGEDLGGPRREFFRLLVKAIFKESGAFEGNL; from the exons ATGGCAGGCATGGCAGGCATGGCCTTAGGAGACATTGAACGGGCGGTTACTGCGGGTGTGCTGGCTGCACTCAATGGTGTTGCTCCCCCGGTCCAGACCACAACATCAACG GTTTCAACACCAGCGGTGCCCAGTGCCACACGCACTTCAAACTTTGCCTCCACCTTCTCATCACGGAGATCA GCTCCTCTTCCATCATTCCCTCGACGTAATGGGGCTCAATCGGGATACTTGAGACGAAGGCATGTCAAAACATACACAAAGGATGTTGTATGTTTACCTTTTTCACCAGGGTTATCGGTCTTCGTTATACCCAGAGGAGAAACTCGGACCAGGTTAGCTACGGCTGGCCTTGTTGGAAAAATTTCATTTTCCACAGAATGGTCTGAAGACCAAGTGAGAGCTGAAATAACAGCCATCTTCAGTGGAGCATTTGGGTTATCAGAGCACCAGTCACTTCCATTTCAGTTTTTGAGCACCATCAAGGGGTGTAAAAAACTGATGAAACCAAAGGTCACCTCCAATTTCCCCTGGGGTGGTAAAGAAGTTGCCTCCGTGTGTTCCGGCACTTGTCTGTATATCATGCCAGAAATGGAAGTTCCTGCGCAG AGCTGGTGTGTGGCAATGGATGATGACAGTGACTTTGAAATCCCGGTTGTACAACGGAGAG TGAGTCAGAGAGATGCACCGTCCAGAGCCCAGAGGGAACACTGTGAGAGGCAAGAGAGGGTGGAAGCCAGTGCTCCATCCGATGATGGGATGGAACTACAGGGACAGCGAGGGCCAAATGAAGCTATGAATCACTTTGCAGATTTCAT TCCTATTGATATTGAGGAAGATGAAGCCTTTGAGGAGGCAATCAGATGCAGTCTTTTAGAAGAGTCTGTGCAGTCCTTACAGGATTCAAG GTTTGCAGAAATTTTGAGCAAAGAAGAAGTTATAGGAATTGTGAAAGCTCACAGTGAGAGGGTTGTCACAGAAGCATACAGACCGATCTACATCAGCAGAGGGAACGTGTGGACAACTGCTCTCCGACAGTTTAGAAGACGGAAATTCACGGAGAGCACCGATCTGCTGTATGTCACCTTTGCCAGTGACGAAGGCACCAACGAAGATGGAGAAGACCTCGGAGGGCCAAGGCGAGAATTCTTCCGTCTGCTTGTGAAAGCCATCTTCAAAGAGAGTGGAGCATTTGAAGGTAATCTTTGA